Sequence from the Planctomycetota bacterium genome:
TCCGCCCGACGTGCAGGCTCGGTGCCTGCGCGAGTGCGCCGTGTGCTTCTGTTTCGCGATCCATCACCACCCGGCGATGCGCCACGTCGCGCCCGCCCGCCGCGCGCTGGGCTTCCCCACCATCTTCAACCTGCTCGGCCCGCTCTCGAACCCCGCGCGCGTTTCGCGCCAGGTGCTGGGCGTCTACCGCCCCGAGTTCGTCGACCTTGTCGCGCACACGCTCGCGGCCCTGGGCGCCTCGCGCGCCATGGTCGTGCACGCCGACGACGGCATCGACGAGATCAGCACCACCGGCCCCACGCGCATCGGGCACGTCGAGAACGGGGCCGTCCGCATCGAGCGGTTTGATCCCGCGCCGCTCGGCCTGCCCGCGCCGCGTGCGGAAGACCTCGACGCCCTCGACCTCGACGACGCCGTTCGCATCGCGCGGGGCGTGCTCGCCGGGCACACAGGACCGGCACGCGACATCGTGCTGCTCAACGCCGCCGCGGCGCTCGTTGTCGGCGGGGCGGCGTCGGACTGGCGCCAGGGCGTTGACGCCGCGGCAGACGCCATCGATTCCGGCGCCGCCGCCCGCACGCTGCACG
This genomic interval carries:
- the trpD gene encoding anthranilate phosphoribosyltransferase, giving the protein MHSGKPESHAQAPQEQADARVRDALRVLASGGTWSREQGEAFFTDLLEGRLHDAQIGAALGLLAARGPTPLELLAGATVMRRHVTPIPGVEAMPGTVIDTCGTGGARKTFNISTLSAIVTAAAGNGRVRVAKHGNRGRSGRGSAEVIGALGVNVDAPPDVQARCLRECAVCFCFAIHHHPAMRHVAPARRALGFPTIFNLLGPLSNPARVSRQVLGVYRPEFVDLVAHTLAALGASRAMVVHADDGIDEISTTGPTRIGHVENGAVRIERFDPAPLGLPAPRAEDLDALDLDDAVRIARGVLAGHTGPARDIVLLNAAAALVVGGAASDWRQGVDAAADAIDSGAAARTLHALADLSRSA